The nucleotide window CTTCCTGACAACAACGGACGATGAGCTCTACGACCGTAGTGCTATCTATAGTCGACGTTGGCGGAATTTGTGGTCGGCGTGCCCAGTGACCGTTCGATGCCAGTCAGCGGCAGTTCGCCCTCAACGCTTGACTGACCGAGGTCGCTGCTAATTGACCAGTCATCTCCGCACTGCGCAAGAAGAGGGGGGGGTAAATGACACTTGCCTAGATTGCGGGCCTGCCGGTCGGTGATTTACATTCAGCGGAGCCATTCAATCTACCCAACAGTCATGCAGGCGCAAAAGCTCAAAATACTCATCGGCTCGGCGCGCGCGGCATTGATGCGAGCTTATGAGGCCCATCAGCAACGTCCGATTCATCTCGATTTTGTCGTACAAGCGCATCTTCATTGCCGGTATGTTTCCGGTATTGCAATGCCATACGATGCACAGATCGAAGCACTGGAAGTGCTTGAGCAGCAGTATGAAGATCTAACCGGCGATGTTGATCTGGCCAGGTGGCGAGCGATGCGGGCGAACATGCGCGACATGATTGACGCTGGGGCCATTCATGCCGAGTCGGTGGATAGGGCCGCGGAATTCGTGACGCTGATTGACAGCAAACTCGCAGGGGATGATGAGCCGCCACTGCAGGAGAAATCTAGCGGGCTCGAGGCATTGCGCGAATTGCTGCATCCTGTCGTGATCGATAGCTCCTGGACTCAGTACCAGGCTGGCCACTTGCGAGACGCGGTCCTTAACGCCTTCGTCGCCCTCGGCGACTTCATTCGTGCGCGCACTGGACTTGTGCTCGATGGCAAGGCGCTTGTAGAGCAAGCGCTGTCACCTCATCAGCCTCGCTTGGTGCTCAGCACCTTGGAGACCGAATCTGGCCGAAACGATCAATCGGGATTCATGCAAATTTTCTCCGGTGCCTTCGTAGGTGTGCGCAACCCAAAAGCCCATAGCTTGGCGCACGACCTGGATCCGGTGCAGGCTGCTCAGTACCTCGTGTTTGCGAGTCTTCTGGCTCGCCGAGTTGCCGAGGCACGGCCAGTCTGAGGCGCGCTAGGCGGCAGGTGTCGACAAACAGCCTCTTGCGGCTCAAGTTGAAGACCGGGCCTTTCTCAGCCGACGGTGCCGGCTCTGTGGGTTCGCGTCAACGCGCTCAGTTAGTCACACGAAGTGATCAAGGAATGCCAGGCGTGCAACTAGACGACCGTGATCCTGGTGCACTATCACCCCTCCGAGTTCGCGGCGCCGTTGCGCGCCGATGAGACTCCGGCATGGACGCTCATGACGGTGCTGTTACTGGTGGATGTGCGGGTAGCCCATCCTCCACATCTATTCGCTCTTCCTTGGCCAGTAAGTCAGGCTGGTGATGAAGGGCGAATTGCTCAGGCCTATCTTGCTGGCGGCGGGCAGGAAATCGCCACACCGGAGAACTGCGTGCGCCGTGAGGAGTCGAGTGCAAGCCTTTATGCGACTGCACATTGCTGCAGCTTGTGCCGCAGCTCCCGCCTGACTTCCGGGTTGGACAGTCCGGTGGTGCCGTCACAAGCCACCAGGTTGCTGATGGCTGATATTGGCCAATCCTCAATGTCATCATCCAGGGCAATCCAGTGACGCGGTTTTCTGCGTTGCACGTCAGCCAGGATCTGCACGCCGCGCGGCGTACTGCGGAATGACACTAGGTTCCATGGATCGGCTCCATGGACACGCTTGTGGTACGTGCCGCCGATGAATCGCGCGCGTAGTTGCTCGGGCAGGCGCTGGAGCGTCTTGGCATAGCCGGGGCGGATGCACCAGGTACTACTAAGTACCAGGGCCACAGCGGGGTGTTGGGCCAGTTCCTCTTCCAGGATAGGAAGCCACTCGAACAGGGTGTGATCGGCAGCTTCTTGCGGGCTCATGTAGATGCCACGACGGGGATGCCAGAGCACAGCTTCATGGTGGACCACGCCGTCAAGATCCAGGTAGAGCACGGTGTCGGCACTACGTGGCTTGGAAATGGGAAGATAAGGAGCGCTGGAACTTGGCAGCAAGGCCGTCATGGGAGCATTCTGGGACACCAGCGCCTGATACGCCAACGGTCAGCCGTCCGTACGGGTCCCAGTCCCCTCTAACCGCAGGCCGAGCAAACGCTCAAGATCGGTAAGAACTGTTCGAGACGCACTGCGCGATTGCTGCAGCGATTCAGCCATGTCGGTTGGCACGAGCACCAATTCCAGGCCCAACTCTATGGTCAACGCCATGACGTTCGTGAGCTTCGGTGTATTGACCCAGCAGAACCTGCACAGGTCAGGCCGCTAATGCAAACGCCTCAGCGGGTGTTCTCATTTTCAGCGCCTGGTGCGGGTGCCGGTGGTTGTAGAAGTGGATCCAGTCCCCGATCAGGCGGCTGGCATGCTGCAGCGATTCGAAGCGGTGCCGATGCACGCATTGCTCCTTGAGCGTGCGGATCACCCGCTCGACCAAGCCATTCTGCTCAGGGCTGTGCGGTGTGATGAACTCCTGGCGCAGTCCGTAGCTCTTAACCAGGGCTGTGAAGCTGCGGCTGGTGAAGACCAGCCCATTGTCCGAACGCAGCAGGAACGGCTCAGATACTCGGTCCAGCGTGTCGAAGCGCGCGATCAGCGCCTGCTCCAGCGCTGACTCCGCCGTCTTCGATTTCCCGCTGCGCGACAGGTGCCAACCCAGCAGTTCGCGGCTGTGGCAGTCGATCACCAAGGCCATCGTGGTCCAGCCGTCGCGGCCGGCCCAGACTCGGCACATGTCAGTGGGCCAGCGCTCGTTGGGCGCCTTGGCCACTGAGGGCAGTGATTGGATCCTGGGCCTGAAGCCCACCGGGCGCTTGCGTACCTGCCAGCCCTTGAGCTGGAAGATGCGCTGCACGGTGTTCTTGTTGAACCCCAGCAGGTATGCCACGGTCCGATACCCGAAGGACGGGTTCTCCTCGATCATGGCCTTGATCGGCGCCACGAAGCGATCCTGCAACTTTGGCGTAGCTTTGACCGAGCGGTAGTACACGGTGCGCCTGGGCACACCAAACCAGCGGCACAGCTTGGAGATCGAAACGGTAATGCCATCGGCCTGCAGTCCCTGGCGGATCGTCTCGATCACTTCTCGTCCTCGCCCAGCAGGGACTGCAATTTTTTTCTGGCACGCAGCTCCAGCATCGCTTCGCCGTAGGCTTCCTGCAGTTCCTTGAGCTGGCGCTCGTACTGCTCGCGCACGTCCTGCGGGTTGGCCTTCAGGGCGTTCTCCATCCCTTTGCGGCCATCCTCCACCCAGCTCTCTATTTCCGAGGGCGGCAGGTCATAGAACCGACTGGCTTCGGCCACGCTGGTCTTGCCCTGGATGATCTCCAGTACTGTGAGGTTTCAAATTAATTGAGACATTCTTGAAATACGTGAGATTGATCTACCAGCGACTGATGCGTGTATTTGCCGCCCCGGAGCAGACCTAACTCGAGTAGTGGTGGAGGGCACTTTGGCGCCTCAGTGAGGCCGCTCTTGCGCATTCAACGCACGCGGCTTGCAGCGCACGCCTGAGAATGCCCTCATGGCAACTCTGCCCGCAGGCCCCCTTGCCCCCTACCTCCCGGCCTCCGCTCCCCGCAGCGCCGATGTGGTTCTATACCTTGACCTTGATGGCGTGGTTCACCATGAAGCCGTGCTCTGGCACCCCTACCGCGGCATCTACATGAGCCCCTACGAGGCCCCCGGCCATGCGCTGTTCGAGTGGCTTCCTATCCTGGAGGAAGAGCTGGCCCCGCACCCCTCTGTGGCCCTGGTGCTCAGCAGCACTTGGTGCATCCGCCCGGGCTATGCCAAGACGCTCCAGCGCCTGCCCGAGCAGCTGCGAGCGCGATTCATCGGAGGTACATACCACAAGCGTGTCCATGGCGCCGATCCGTGGAACCTGGCATCGTTCCGCAGTACCCCGCGCGGCATGCAGATCCTGGCCGACGTGCAGCGCAGAAAGCCGCGCCACTGGATCGCCCTGGACGATGACATCGAGGACTGGCCCCAAGCTGCCATCAGCAACCTGGTCGTTTGCGAGGGCACCACTGGCCTGTCCAACCTCGAAGTCCGGCAGAACCTGCGACGCAAGCTGCAGCAATGTGTGGCCGCTTGAAGGGCTTGGACTTGATTCCTCACTGCGCACGCGTTTCTCTGGCGCGGCGATTCCCTGACCTCCACCAGCAAGATGGGCCTGGGCAACTCACCCTTCATCAGCGGCCTGGTGAAGGAAGATCTGCCGTCGAGACGTGACTAAAGGCGACGCTCACTCAGCCCAAGCTGCCTCAGCCTCCGGCCACAAGTTGGGCAACAAAAACCGCAACATGTCCATCGGCACACCGAAGCGCACCAAGCCGCGCGGCGAGCCCGACTGCAGCAACCCGGCTTCCAGCAGCTTTCTGATGAGGGTTGTGGCCGTACGCTCGCCCAGCCCAGTCATGGCCGCGAAATCCCCGCGAGTGACTGCCCCTTGCGTGGCAAAGAGGTAGTGCAGGGGCAGCAGTGCCTCCATGCGCAGCCCTCGCTGGCCCACTTGCTCTTCATGCACAAGCAGCGCCTTCAACCGATCCAGCATATCTTGCCGGTGGAACATGTGTTGCATGAAGCGCACCTCCTCCAGGCACATGTCCAGGAAGAAGTCGATCCACGCCACCAGCATGCGCTCGCTGAGCGGCCCGGGCCCATCCAGTTCGTCCTGACGGGGCTGATCTGCATCGCTCAGCCTTTGGTTGTACCTGCCGCCACTTCTCGCCAGGCCGCGCAACGGCGACCAGAGCCCTGGGGCCAAACCCAGGGACTGCAGAACGGCCCAGGTGTGCAAGCGGACCACCCGCCCGTTGCCGTCGGCAAACGGATGCATCCAGGCCAGGCGGTGGTGTGCGGCCGCCGCGGCCACGATCTGCGTCTCCCCGCGCCGCACACCGCCGTAGACCTCGGCCCAGCGTTGGAGCATGGCATCCGGTGCCTCCCTGCCTGGCGCGATATGGCGCCCGATGGTCACATCGCATATGCGCAGCGCTCGTGGCATGGGCTCACCATCGGGGGCCAAAGGTCTAAGGATATGGGAGTGAATAGACCTTACGACAGGGGGCGAGTAGAGATCGGCAGCGGATTGGGAGGACGCCTGGAGCCAGCGCTCGGCTTCCACATGCGCCACGGCCAATTGCTGGCGCCGAGCCCTATCCACATCGGGAGAGAAATCCCCCGCGAGGGCGCGCGCAATCTCCAGCGGACTGGCGTGTTCCCCCTCGATCTTGTTCGAGTAGTAGGCATTCATCGACGGCAGCAGATTCGCCAGTGCTGCGTTCGCGCCGTTCTGGCAGGCGCCGCTCAGCCGTGCGGCCGCCATTTGGAGGTCACGGGCCTTCCCCAGCAGTCCATCGGCTTGAGGAACTCTGGGCAGCAGCGGCTCAAGAGCTGCTGGCGTGATCGGTGGCGTGACCATTTGCGAATCATGAAACTTGTGCAAGCCCATGATTTTGATGGACTTATCCAGACATTCAGGAAGAATTTTGCGGATGCAGATGCGACTATGCCAAGCACTGATTTCGGTGAGAGTATGGGCAATGCCTATGAGAGGTGTTCAAGCTGGCATGCACGCTCGTGTTGCAGAATGAGCGATAGAGACGGAGGAGCATGCATGGACGAGTCGACAAAATCTGTGGCAAAGGCAGCGGAGGAAGTCGCTAAAACAGCGGGCAAAGCGATTGACGCAGGGCGTGCCACGGGCAGCTTCCTTGCACAAATCGTCAAGGAGCCTTTGACGGAGGCAGCAGGTCTGCTTACCGACAAGATCAAGTATCGGCGTTGGGAAAATGCCTTGGACATGCAGACGCGTCTGGATCAAAAGATCGCTGCACTGGGCTCCAGATATGCGCCACGCGCTGTACCAATGGGGGTTAGCGTGCCACTGATCGAAGCAGTGTCTCTGGAGGACTCTGGAGAAGTGCGCGAGCTATGGGCAAATTTAGCCCTGAGCTTCTCCAACGCCCAAGGTGGAGCGCTTCCAAACAAAGCTTTCGTTGCGGCCTTGAGTGAGATGTCATCGCTGGATGCGCTGATCTTCAACAACGTCTATTCAACACCTGAAGCCGACACGCACTGCATATTGGCCGCACAACTGCCAGCGATCGTGGAATTTGAGCTACCGAAGCAAAGCGAGACTCTCACGAAACCAAAGCAGCCCTCCATTGAAGTAGGGCTCGCCATCGCGAACCTGTTCCGCCTGCAGTGTCTGCAAACTGCAAAGTACATGGGCGGCCCAGACGTCTATTCCACGATCTACACAACACATTTCGGCCGTGCATTGTTTGATGCGTGTGCAGCCCCGTTGTAGCCGCCTTCGCTAAAAAGGTAGCGGCCCCTCAACTGAGCCTCTCCCATATCACCTGAAAATCCCACATGCCCCCGACCGCTAAACAAATGGCTCAAGGCCACACCCGCTTCCTGGACGCCTATCCCCAGATTCACGCGGAGGTCATGGCCTATGACGATGCTGTGGCTAATGCCCTGGGCTTAGAATTGGAGACTATGCGCACTCAAGCAACAGCTGAGGCTATCGTGAAGCAGACCAATGACCTTAATATAGACCCGTTCGAGTTCCTTCTGCGGTTCGCGGTGGACACCGAAGAAGAGCGTAAGCAGCTCTTGGACTCTCGCAAGGAGTCCATACGCAGGGCGCTATTTACATGAAGCTGCACAGTGTTTTTTTTGATCTATGAGACGGACGAGCGCAGTCTGCCTCATTACTACGATGGCCCATCAGTGTATCGCGCCGCTCGTCGCAGATGATTTTCCTTCTCTGCTTGCACACCTGAAGGAACTGGCGCCGCTGGCCTAGCTACCTTAACGTGTGACAGGGAAATGCCTTGCGCCCTGATTTTGCTATCCCCTTGGAGTATCCGAATGGCCCCGGAACTACACCCTCCTGTCAATCCTTTGAGGTGTGCTACGCGTTAGGCGTGGGTGATATAGCTGCATCTTTCATGCAGGGCACTGATCGGGATCGCCGTGCCGATACCCTCAAAGGGCGCCGCTGGGATCTCGGGGACGGCAACCTTCCCTTGTACCTCTATAAGTACCGGCATCTGGAGACCGACAATCCCGATGAGCAGGCCAAGGCTGCGCTCCTTGAACGAGCCAGAGACTTTCTTGTGCGTGGCAAGATCTGGGTAGCGGCAGCTGAAACGCTGAATGACCTGCACGATATGCGCTTCAATGTGGTGCAAACCAATGATCCTCAAGTGATTGAGGATTGGCTGAACGCCAATGCTCACCTGCTCCGCCACATGGCACCAGCGAAACGGATCGCGCTGACGGGCGTTCTACGACGCCGAAAAATGGGCCCCGCTGAGATGGCAGAGCTTCAGACCGCTCTGGAGAAGACCATGGGTGTCTTTTGCGCTTCTCAGGATCCGAGGAACGAGCCCATGTGGGCACACTATGCGGCTGACCACCGTGGCTACTGTGTCCAGATTGATACCACGCAGGATGAACTATTCTTGCTCGCTGAGAAAGCCATTTACACCGCAACTTTCCCTACGATTACCCTTCCCAATGCCAACCGGCATGATCAAACGGCAGCCTACCTGTCAAAGTCCACTGCATGGTCCTATGAGCGAGAGTGGCGAGTTGTCGTTCCTCAGAGCAACTTTGCAGTGCGCCTTCGGCCTAACGCGATCGCAGGCGTGATTTTGGGGGCCAGGGCCTCGACAGCAACACGCGAGGCGATTCAAGCTTTCAACGCGGAGCGAGTTCAAGCAGGGTACCGACCGTTTCGGGTATACCAATCCCGCCAACATAGGGATCGCTTTGGGATGCTCATCTCCAAGGCGATGCTTTGAGCATTGGTAAACTGCCTCGGCTTCACTCAGCTATTTCAAAACGCTACAGGAGCGAGATGCATGTGCCGCAGCTCACGCAATTGGTGTTGGGGTTGAGCCTTCACGCATAGCAGCCGTTGTCCAGCACCACCGATCTGCGCGTCCAATTCGGGGCGAAATGAGTGTCCAACTCAAACCGGGTTAGTGTCCAAATACGGTCGAAGTATGCAGGCTCTGCCGCGTTGGTCGTAGCGATTGCCGCTGCAGCTTTCCTCTGCACTGTTTTCCCCGTTGCTGCGCGGTCTTCTCGAGGTGAGCCGCTGCGCGTCGAGTTGCCCACGCGCTTCGCACAATGCCCGCAGTTTTTCGCGAACGGACAACCGCCCCAGGTACCCGCTCAACCCGCACTGCGCGAGCTTTGCTACGAGGCCTTCGCAGTGCTGCACAGGGGTGAGCGTCCAGCGATCCCACCTTGCGCCTGACACAACGACTGCCGAGGATGGCGTCCACCTAAATTTGGCGGACGCCTATGCATCCCAATACTCCCAATCGCCGAGTCCACAGCGCCGATTTCAAGGCGCAGATCCTGGCGGAGTGCCGACAGCCCGGCGCATCGGTCTCTGCAGTGGCCATCGCGCACGGCCTGAACACCAACGTCGCGCGCAAGTGGCTCGCGGGCCGGGGCCTCAAGCGCATGTGTGCCGCGGCGGGTGCGGCCGGTGGCAGCGCGCCTGCCCTGCAGTTCGTCCCCGTGGAGTTGCCGCGCCCCGAGCCAATCGCCGCTGCTGCACGACAGACGGACATCCGCATCGAGCTTCAGCGCGGCGGGCTGCACGTGAAGCTCCAGTGCGCTGCCAGCGCAGGCGCACTGTACGCTGCGCAATTGCGCGCCCTGGCCGATGCCCTGTGCGCCGCCTGAGGAGCCGGTCCGTTGATCCGCATCGACACGCTGTGGCTGTGCACCCAGCCGCAGGACATGCGCGCCGGTGCTGACCGATTGCTCAACATCGTCGTCAATACCGTCGGCTCGGCGCGTGCGCACCACGGCTATCTGTTTGCCAACCTGCGCGCCACGCGCATCAAGCTGCTCGTACACGACGGCTTCGGTGTGTGGTGCGCCACGCGCCGGCTGCACACGGGGCGTTTCGTCTGGCTGGAGCGTGGGCCAGGGCAGGCTGCAACGCTGCAGCTGAGCGCGCAGCAGTTCGAAGCCCTGGCGGTCGGCCTGCCCTGGCAGCGCCTGGGCGAGTTCAGCGTCATCAGCCGGGCGTGAGGGTGGCCGGCAGCCCAGCGCTGCCGTTGACATCGCATCTGCCGATGCGCAGCGCCTGGCGACTCGTGCAATATGCCGAACATGCTCGGCGACACCGCTGCTTCCTCCATCGACATGGCGCAACTGCCGTCGAAGGCGGCCGCGTTGATCACGCGATTGCGCCAGCAGGTGCAGACCCAGGCGAGGGAGATCGCCTGGGCGCATGCCAAGCTCGAGAAGGTCAACCTCGAGCTCGCCCGTCTCAAGCGCTGGAAGTTCGGTGCCAGGACCGAAGCCATGACGGCCCAGCAGCGCGCCCTGTTCCAGGATACGCTGGCCGAGGACAAGGCCAGCCTGCAGGCGCAACTGGCCGAGTTGCAGCGCGGCCTGCCCGAGGTGCCCAAGACCCCGAAGGCGCCGCGCGCCAAGCCGCGCCGCCAGGCGCTGCCCGAGCACCTGGAGCGCGTCGAGCATCGCCACGAACCCCTGGACACGAACTGCCCGACTCCTGAGTGTGGCCGGCCCATGCAGCGCATCGGCGAGGACGTCAGCGAGAAGCTGGACATCGTTCCGGCCAAGTTCTTCGTGCACCGGCACATCTACGGCAAGTGGGCCTGCCGGTGCTGCCAGCAGATCCACCAGGAGCCGGCCGAGCCGGACGTGGTGGACGGCGGCATTCCCGCCAGCGGGCTGGTGGCGCACACGCTGATCAGCCGCTTCGTGGACCATCTGCCGTACTACCGGCAGGAGCCGATCAACGCGCGCTCGGGCGTGCACACGCCGCGCTCGACGCTGGCCGCCTGGGGCGGCGCCGGCGGTGCGAAGCTCGAGCCGCTGTACGAGGCGCATCGGCGCTTCATCCTCAGCTGTCGGGTACTTCACGCTGACGAGACCCCGGTCCCGCTGCTGGAGCCCGGCGCAGGCAAGACGAAGAAGGCCTACGTCTGGGCCTGGGCGCGCAGCCATCACGACCCGCAGCCGGGCGTGATCTACGAGTTCTGCCTGGGCCGAGGGGCGCAGTATCCAGTCGCCTTCCTCGGCGGCAAGGGGCCGCCATACCGGGAGCCACCGTGGAACGGCACCTTGATCACCGACCAGTACGCGGGCTACAACGCCGTGCTGGATGCGAGGATCTACCCGCAGCGCAGGTCGGCGGCGTGCGCCGCGCATGCCAGGCGGTACTTCGAGGAGCTCAGCCGCGGTGGCGACAGCGCCAGTGCGGCGGCCACCGAAGCGCTGCAGCGCTGGGCGCGGATCTACCGTGCAGAGGCGGCCTTCGCCGAGATGGATCACGACAGCCGTCGGCAGGCCCGGCAGCAATTGAGCAAGCCGCTGTGGGACGAGTTCGAGGTGTGGCTGAAGCTGCAGCGCGCGCAGGTGCTGGCTGGCAGCAAGATCGCCGGGGCCATCGACTACAGCCTCAATGCCTGGAAGGCGCTGACGCTGCACCTGGACGACGGTGCGGTGGTCATCGACAACAACCTCATCGAGCGGCAGATCAAGCCTTGGAAGCTTGGCGCGAAGAATTGGCTGTTCGTGGGCAGTGAGCTGGCAGGCCAGCGCGCAGCCGTGGTGATGAGTCTCGTGCAGTCTGCCAAGCTCAATGGCCTGGATCCATGGGCGTATCTGCGCGATGTGCTGGCGCGCATCCACTCGTACCCGAGTCATCGGCTGGATGAGCTGCTGCCGCACCGCTGGCGGCTGGGCTGAGGAAGATGGGCGTGATCACGCAGGCCGTGATGGTCCAGGCGACCATCGATGTCAACGGCATGGGCCAGGCGCAGAAGGTCGGCCTGGCCGACGAGATCTTTGCGCAGCAGCCCAACCTGCTCGCCTCGATCCTTGCGCTGCCTCGCATGGGAGTCGGCGTGGTGCAACTGGAGGTGCCGCTGCACATCCTGTTCGTGACGTTCCAGGCAATGAAGCGC belongs to Acidovorax sp. YS12 and includes:
- a CDS encoding IS3 family transposase, producing the protein MIETIRQGLQADGITVSISKLCRWFGVPRRTVYYRSVKATPKLQDRFVAPIKAMIEENPSFGYRTVAYLLGFNKNTVQRIFQLKGWQVRKRPVGFRPRIQSLPSVAKAPNERWPTDMCRVWAGRDGWTTMALVIDCHSRELLGWHLSRSGKSKTAESALEQALIARFDTLDRVSEPFLLRSDNGLVFTSRSFTALVKSYGLRQEFITPHSPEQNGLVERVIRTLKEQCVHRHRFESLQHASRLIGDWIHFYNHRHPHQALKMRTPAEAFALAA
- a CDS encoding transposase, coding for MEIIQGKTSVAEASRFYDLPPSEIESWVEDGRKGMENALKANPQDVREQYERQLKELQEAYGEAMLELRARKKLQSLLGEDEK
- a CDS encoding Fic family protein, whose product is MVTPPITPAALEPLLPRVPQADGLLGKARDLQMAAARLSGACQNGANAALANLLPSMNAYYSNKIEGEHASPLEIARALAGDFSPDVDRARRQQLAVAHVEAERWLQASSQSAADLYSPPVVRSIHSHILRPLAPDGEPMPRALRICDVTIGRHIAPGREAPDAMLQRWAEVYGGVRRGETQIVAAAAAHHRLAWMHPFADGNGRVVRLHTWAVLQSLGLAPGLWSPLRGLARSGGRYNQRLSDADQPRQDELDGPGPLSERMLVAWIDFFLDMCLEEVRFMQHMFHRQDMLDRLKALLVHEEQVGQRGLRMEALLPLHYLFATQGAVTRGDFAAMTGLGERTATTLIRKLLEAGLLQSGSPRGLVRFGVPMDMLRFLLPNLWPEAEAAWAE
- a CDS encoding IS66 family transposase, which produces MPNMLGDTAASSIDMAQLPSKAAALITRLRQQVQTQAREIAWAHAKLEKVNLELARLKRWKFGARTEAMTAQQRALFQDTLAEDKASLQAQLAELQRGLPEVPKTPKAPRAKPRRQALPEHLERVEHRHEPLDTNCPTPECGRPMQRIGEDVSEKLDIVPAKFFVHRHIYGKWACRCCQQIHQEPAEPDVVDGGIPASGLVAHTLISRFVDHLPYYRQEPINARSGVHTPRSTLAAWGGAGGAKLEPLYEAHRRFILSCRVLHADETPVPLLEPGAGKTKKAYVWAWARSHHDPQPGVIYEFCLGRGAQYPVAFLGGKGPPYREPPWNGTLITDQYAGYNAVLDARIYPQRRSAACAAHARRYFEELSRGGDSASAAATEALQRWARIYRAEAAFAEMDHDSRRQARQQLSKPLWDEFEVWLKLQRAQVLAGSKIAGAIDYSLNAWKALTLHLDDGAVVIDNNLIERQIKPWKLGAKNWLFVGSELAGQRAAVVMSLVQSAKLNGLDPWAYLRDVLARIHSYPSHRLDELLPHRWRLG
- the tnpB gene encoding IS66 family insertion sequence element accessory protein TnpB, translating into MIRIDTLWLCTQPQDMRAGADRLLNIVVNTVGSARAHHGYLFANLRATRIKLLVHDGFGVWCATRRLHTGRFVWLERGPGQAATLQLSAQQFEALAVGLPWQRLGEFSVISRA
- a CDS encoding transposase; its protein translation is MHPNTPNRRVHSADFKAQILAECRQPGASVSAVAIAHGLNTNVARKWLAGRGLKRMCAAAGAAGGSAPALQFVPVELPRPEPIAAAARQTDIRIELQRGGLHVKLQCAASAGALYAAQLRALADALCAA
- a CDS encoding DUF2971 domain-containing protein yields the protein MQGTDRDRRADTLKGRRWDLGDGNLPLYLYKYRHLETDNPDEQAKAALLERARDFLVRGKIWVAAAETLNDLHDMRFNVVQTNDPQVIEDWLNANAHLLRHMAPAKRIALTGVLRRRKMGPAEMAELQTALEKTMGVFCASQDPRNEPMWAHYAADHRGYCVQIDTTQDELFLLAEKAIYTATFPTITLPNANRHDQTAAYLSKSTAWSYEREWRVVVPQSNFAVRLRPNAIAGVILGARASTATREAIQAFNAERVQAGYRPFRVYQSRQHRDRFGMLISKAML
- a CDS encoding TIGR02391 family protein — translated: MPYDAQIEALEVLEQQYEDLTGDVDLARWRAMRANMRDMIDAGAIHAESVDRAAEFVTLIDSKLAGDDEPPLQEKSSGLEALRELLHPVVIDSSWTQYQAGHLRDAVLNAFVALGDFIRARTGLVLDGKALVEQALSPHQPRLVLSTLETESGRNDQSGFMQIFSGAFVGVRNPKAHSLAHDLDPVQAAQYLVFASLLARRVAEARPV